In Musa acuminata AAA Group cultivar baxijiao chromosome BXJ3-11, Cavendish_Baxijiao_AAA, whole genome shotgun sequence, one DNA window encodes the following:
- the LOC103971443 gene encoding folate-binding protein 1, which yields MGCGESASLLLLLLLVFINSAIPIAAGQSSGLCVSPGGRFPAFSTDGKPPRKVNKGPKDLTLCRIFRQNTCCDVAQTYPAFLLIRRLASAGEGSQECLHLWELLECSICDPRIGVQPGPPIVCASFCDMVFQACSSAYFSIDAKTQALSPCGLSDTICGRATEWASNGTELCHFAGFAVQPDRQSIEGHDEPFCYGGKASLESISHSWKSPQSRSRSRTSNLWVLEDFQQWVRDMPISEKVFWAVGGMVLTAGLLLISKRKGYSHRHKQAAIRRTAKRLEARINQQSSTTRK from the exons ATGGGTTGCGGCGAGTCGGCGTCACTGCTTCTGCTGCTCCTCCTCGTCTTCATCAACAGTGCGATTCCGATCGCCGCTG GTCAATCGAGTGGACTGTGTGTTTCTCCTGGTGGCCGCTTCCCAGCATTTTCAACTGATGGTAAACCTCCCAGAAAAGTAAACAAGGGACCTAAGGATCTTACATTGTGTAGAATATTTCGCCAAAATACATGTTGTGATGTGGCCCAAACATATCCTGCTTTCCTACTGATAAGAAGACTGGCTTCTGCTGGAGAAGGCAGCCAAGAATGTTTGCATTTGTGGGAACTGTTGGAGTGCTCTATCTGTGATCCACGTATCGGTGTTCAGCCTGGACCACCTATAGTTTGTGCCTCTTTCTGTGATATGGTTTTTCAGGCATGCTCGAGTGCATATTTTTCCATTGATGCCAAGACTCAG GCTTTGTCACCTTGTGGCTTAAGCGACACTATTTGTGGTAGAGCTACAGAATGGGCCTCTAATGGTACAGAGCTCTGCCACTTTGCAGGTTTCGCTGTTCAGCCAGATAGGCAAAGCATAGAGGGACATGATGAGCCATTTTGCTATGGAGGAAAAGCAAGTCTAGAATCTATTTCCCATTCATGGAAATCTCCACAATCTAGATCACGGTCAAGAACTTCAAACTTATGGGTGCTTGAAGATTTTCAGCAATGGGTGAGAGACATGCCAATCAGTGAAAAAGTTTTTTGGGCTGTAGGAGGGATGGTTCTTACTGCAGGACTTCTTCTAATAAG CAAGAGAAAGGGCTACTCGCACCGACATAAGCAAGCAGCCATCCGTCGCACTGCTAAAAGGCTAGAAGCACGGATCAACCAGCAGTCCTCAACTACAAGGAAATAG